The genomic interval GAGGTGGTGCTTTGATATAAGTACAGTCCTCCAGACTGCAGTAAGATGGGACAGCATTATATTGTCATAACGAGGGATGAGCTTAAACTTTGAAAAGATAATTGGCTCCACTTATTAATTATCAAGACTTAAGATATCATGGGGTTCAGCTGTTACACGAGGTTTACGGAAAACTATTCCAGGCTTGCCGAACTACCAGGTGACTTACCAGGTACAAAACAAGGATGCCTCACAAATAGAAGGAGAAGCCCCACTGTGGGGAGATGGAGACAGACTTAGGACCCTGATGGGCTCTGTAATGTGTTATCCTGTCCTGGCGTTCAGTACCCTGAGGAGCCCACaggtactgaattttttttttttaatttatttatttaatttatttatttttggccgcattggctcttcgttgctgtgcgcgggctttctctagttgtggcgagcggggggccactcttcgtcgcggtgcgcaggcttctcattgacggggcttgtcttgttgcggagcacgggctctaggcgcacgggcctcagtagttgtggctcgtgggcttcagagcgcaggctcagtagttgtggcacacgggcttagttgctccgcagcatgtgggatcttcctggaccagggcttgaacccgtgtcccctgcgttgacaggcagattcttaaccactgtgccaccagggaagccccaggtgctGAATTTGAAGGCAGTAGTGGTCAGGGTATTTGACCTTCTGTCATTTTTGGTCTCTTGGCCATTAGCTCAATATGGTGATCTCCTTGCCAGTGATGGGCAAAGAAGGGTGTCTACTGGAGGCCTGCGGGAAAGCTTTCCATTCCTTGGAATGAAACAGATACAAGAATAAGACAGCCCCTTAAAAGCCTATCTGAGAACAAAGCCCACACAGTGACAAGGTGGAGCAAAGGGATGACAGAACCTGGGCCACCACTggcactgtgttttttttttttttttttaatgtttatttatttggctgtactgggtcttagttgcagcacgtgggatgtTTGTTGCCACGTGTGAgatcttcattgccacgtgcAGGACCTTCATTGCTACGtgtaggatctttagttgtgatATGcggtatctttagttgtggcatgcgaactcttagttgcggcatgtgggatctagttccctgactagggatcgaacctgggccctctgcattggagcgtggagtcttagccactggaccaccagggaagtccccaccactGACACCACTGAGCTGGAGCTTATACTGCTCATGGGGTCCATCCTATCCTGGTATCTGTTATGTGAGATAACTCAGTGGGCTCTTCTGGAGCCAAGGGAAAGATAGGGGGCACCAGTCCAAAGGGACTCAGACCTCCTCTAAGGACATTCAGATTTTGCTTTGAGTGTACAAAAACTAGAATTTTCTACAGAACCTGGAGCACAACAGTGGAAACAATCCTACCTGGGGAGTCGGAGAACCTCAGAGCTGATATGACCGTCATCTTTTAACTCCCATGGCGAGGAAGCCATGTCTGAATGGGAGCCTTAACCTGCTGCCCACGTGAGCCGCTCCTCTGAGACGTCTCAGAGGAGGGAAGCACTGGAGCTGGGGCTCATGCACTTCTTGCCTTTGGGACCAGAGAGTAGGAGCCCAGGGAACGTTCTGGAGGTGCCAGGTCACCTCGCCCATTCTTCACAGGGTTACCCCACAGTCAGATGCTCTGGGGGAGGCACATCTCAGTATATGGGGTGGGAAGCCTTGATAGAACTCGCCCCAAGCAAAGGAAGGACTTGGAGAGGGACGGCATGGGGTCCCTCAGTTAGCTGGCAGTTCTGTAATCGTGGGCAAATAGTtcaacctcagttttctcttttttaaaaagaagatattgAGGTGGGTCTGTTGTGGAATttgatgagataatgcatgtaaatcaCTTGTAATGTGCTCAGAATATAATAAATGGCTTTCCTAGTACGTGCCCATAACTCCTCCAGAAAGCCTCACTTACTGTTTTCAGCGTTTGGGCAGGAGCCACACAGCTTGTTGATGAGCTTGGCTGACTGTGGATTTTGGTCTGGGTTTGAGGCTGGGCAAGAATGACCACTTGGATCCTGCTCAAAGTTCTTTTGTTTTGGCTTATTCCCCAAGGAGCTGAAAGCAGTCCAAGGGATAGAAATGAGACCAGGGTACATCCAGGTGGCCAGTTGCTGCTCCCCATGGCCTCTTGTGTCAGTTCCCAGAGAAGCATCTCTCAGAGTTTGGTGACGTTGGCAGCCAGCGGGCAGGAAGACGTCTGCCGGAATGGAGGAGTGCAGAATTGCAGGCTGGCTGCCTTTATACCCCAGGCACAGCACAcccagaaacaacaaaaatacctCATCAGGCAATCATTCTGTTACTCAAGCCAGGTGACCCAGGTCTAAATTCCAAGCCTTGAAATTCTTCCTGGATCAGCCGTGGGGCAATCTGTCTCCCTTTATCTGTCCCCGTGCTGCAGGCAGGCAGCTGTTAGTCCGTAAAGAGCCTTATGAGTTGTGAGCAGGCCCCCCCTTCCTCTGGGCAGGTGCAGACCTGTGTCAGGGCGTGGCTTGGCAAGCGAAGCACGAGCCGGGCGCAAGCTGCACAGCCACCCGGAGCGGTCTTGGAGTTCCCGTCTCTGTCCAGAGCCTGCCTCAGTGATCTCTGCCTCAGAGGCAAGGGAAGGGGCTTCACTCAGGGTGAAACCAGACTCAGGGACAAACTctaggaatctgcctgcttagCCACTGTTGCTGTTTGCCGTAAGAGTAGACCCAGATCTGATGTCAGGAGCTGCATGGAGGAGACTGATGACTGCCTAGGACCTGGACTGCCTACTGAGCATGAACTTGTCAGTCTGTGAGGTTGACTCCTGACCAGATGCAGGAGAGACTGGGGAGCTTGACTGTGTACGGGGACAGACGGAGACTGGGACAGGGCCAGTCGAGTGTAAAGgaccttctttcttctttgtctagCATGTCTTCAGGGAACCACCTTTGATTCTTAGTCCATGGAGTTCAGATGAGGCCCACCTCACTCCCCAGTACCAAGGGTGGACCTACAGACGGAGGAGGCCCTGCCTTCACCAAAGGAGCCTGCATCCTTGCCCAGCTCAGCAGACAGCAGCGTCTATCTCCAGACACCACTGCACATGACGATTGCCTATAATCATCCAGATGTGGTGTCTGTCATCCTGGAGCAAAAAGCTAATGCTCTTCATGCCACCAACAACCTGCAAATTATTCCAGACTTCAGCCTCAAGGATTCCCGAGACCAAACTGTGCTGGGCCTGGCATTATGGACTGGCATGCACACAATCGCAGCCCAGCTGCCGGGCTCCGGGGCTTGCATCAGCGACACCATGTCAGACGGGCAGACCTTGCTGCACATGGCCATGCAGCGGCAGGACAGCAAGAACACGCTCTTTCTCCTGGAGCACCAGGCGGACATAAACGTCAGGACTCAGGATGGGGAGACGGCTCTTCAGCTGGCCATCAGAAATCAGCTTCCCCTTGTCGCGGATGCCATATGCACCCGAGGAGCTGACACGTCTGTGCCAGATGAGAAGGGGAACCCCCCACTGTGGCTCACGCTGGCAAATAATCTGGAGGACGTCGCATCCACTCTGGTCAGACGTGGTTGTGATGCCACGTGCTGGGGCCCAGGACCTAGTGGGTGCCTTCAAGCACTGCTGCACAGAGCCATTGATGAAAACAACGAGCCCAtcgcttgctttttttttttttttaaaccagtttcCATGGTAttgcagcatttctttttttttttttaaagattgattgattgattgattgattgctatgttgggtcttcgtttctgtgcgagggctttctctagttgtggcaagtgggggccactcttcatcgcggtgcgcgggcctctcactatcgtcaTCGCCTGCTTTCTTATTCGCAGTGGCTGCGATGTGAATAGTCCCAGACAACCCGGTGCTaatggagaaggagaggaagaggccaGAGATGGGCAGACCCCCTTGCATTTGACAGCCTCCTGGGGGCTGCAAGGGACGATACAGTGTCTTCTGGAGTTTGGTGCCCCTGTAAATGCACAGGATGCAGAAGGAAGAGCGCCTGTCCACGTGGCCGTCAGCAACCAACACGGTGTCATCATTCAGCTGCTGATTTCCCACCCTGACATCCACCTGCATGTCCGAGACAGGCAGGGCCTGACCCCCTTTGCCTGTGCCGTGACCTACAAGAACAACAAGGTGGCGAGGCCATCCTGAAACGAGAGTCCGGGGCTGCCGAGCAGGTGGATAACAAGGGCCGGAATTTTCTTCACGTGGCAGTTCAGAACTCTGATTGCGAAAGTGTGCTGTTCCTGATCAGTGTTCAGGCTAACGTGAATTCCAGAGTCCAGGATGCTTCCAAGTGGACCCCTTTGCACCTTGCTGTCCAAGCAGGCTCAGAAAttaatgtaaatatgtatatttatgtatatgtatatcatacGTATGTGCAAAGATCCTCTGGCCACCGTGATTAGATTAGGGTTCAGCACATTACCCAAGCCAGGCTACTCAGAGCCTTTCCTGAGATATTTCCTGGAACTAGCAAAAAAGAtgacccccctccccccggccccaCACCTCTGATCCCCTACCCCACATGACCACTGATGGAATCATTAGCTGGGAAGGTGATGTAAGTTCAGAGCAGCTAATGGCCATCTTTGCTGTTACATGAGGAAGGAGAGTCAGCCTGAGCATGAAGACAACACTGAGAAAGCAAAGAATAAAGGTAAAGTGTGAGAGGACCCTAATGTTATATTTTGTACTCCTGGATCCTGCTATACCTGAAGTCATTTATTCCTCGATTTCTCCCTTCttccactttctctttttctccttttcttttccattttttcctttcctttactgtctctccctccctcccttcctctgttcctttttcccctctcttccttccttccttctttcttgttttgGTTGAAATTTGTTTGAGTGTGTTTTTGTTACTTGCAACCCAAAGAATCTGACCAATAAACAATATGATGCAGTGAATTAACTTACTGCTATAGGAGAGAGGTAAAAGGGCTATCTATGTTCATTTAAAACCAGGCCTggcagagagaaagcagagaggaACTCCTAAGAAAAACTTAGGAAAGGACACTTCTGACTCTCCAAGGAGCAGAGAGAGTTGAGTGGTAACTCATAGTGTGGCAGGGTATGGGGGGCACTTACAGATTGGGAGGGATGGACCACCCATCCTTCTAGGCTTTAACCTGTGAGATATGCTTGAACCAGACAATTTCCCAGGTAGGACTTGGAGATAGCTGGGAGACCAGGGAACTGGAGGGCTTCTGCTTGGGAGACGTCCCCAAGTCTAGAGAGGCAAGAGGCTGTTGCAGGGTCTGGCCTATCCCTAAGCCCCTCAGGACATGGTGTGCCTCAGACCCTGTTAGTGCTGGGTGAGCAGAGAGTTCACCATTTCTCCACTTCATTACTACGTTAGGTTCAGGCCTGTTGCTGTTCTGTGGCCAACCATGTCCCCCATGTTTGCTTTGGAGAGATTGTACCGAGTTCCCTAGTGAGGTCTTCCCTGTTGCATATAAAGAGTGCCTCTGTAACCTTCCTTTGTGCAAATCTTTGGCCATTTTCCTAGGGTTTCCTGCTAGAAGTGGAACTTGCTGGATCAAAGGCTATGAACATTATTAAGGTTTTTGATTCTTATTCCAGGAGGCACTATTATCCATTACGAGAAAAGAGATGTAAAAAGTCCCCACCCTTGTCGGCTAGGAGAGGGCTGATGGCTAAATAACTAGAGTAAGAGGTGACCTGCTTTTCAGAAAAACAGAGCCATATCACAATGTCTATAATAAATGGAATTAAGACCATAAAATGTGGTGTGGGTGCAGCAGATCACATAGCATTAAACAAATTGGACTGCCTGGCTCCCTGAAGATGCACGGGTCAGAAAGTACCAGAAAGACCTAATGGGGTTATCAGGGTGCTTCCCTGAATGTAGGAAGTGTGGGGACAGCAACAGCTGAAGTTCCATTTACTGAAGGCGACTTTTGTGTAAATGGGGTTAGGACCGGAGGAGGGCAAAGAACTAGCATTTCTCTCTCAGGGAGCTCTTTGTTTAATGAGAGAGATCACCAGCTACAAATCAAATTATCCCAGGAGGGAAAGTCTGTCCTGGCGTAAGCAAGAACGTCCTAACATTCTATCCACAGTCGGAATGGTTGATGCACGTGGAAGCTCCGTGGAAGCCGTAAAGCATCGCTGGCGTGGGGTGCAGTGGTAGGCGCTGGGGGATCAGAGATGAAAACTCAGTCCCTATCTGTGAGGAGATATCCGTCTACTGCACAAACCTTCTAGAATGAGATAAGAGCCGTACTGTAATAGAGGGATGTATGCAGGAGGTCCAGGATGGCACAAAGGAGGGAATGATTAACTTCCCTGCTGGAGGAAGAGGCGAGGTGACCTGGTTTGCGAAGAATGAGTAGAAGTTTGCCAGGTGGGCAAGTGGGGGAGACACAAATAGAGGGAGGAGCATACGTGTGACCTGGGTGGCCCCCAGAATTTGGAGTACAAATAACATGCCCCAACTTGTCCCCAGGATTTAGTGCTCTAGGTCCCTTGGCCTGCCAGAGCAGATCCAGAAGCTTAGCCTGGGGCCCTCTGAGGCTCCATTCTCTCCCCAGCAACCCTGTGGTCACTAGTGTTGAGTAGCAGCAGAGCTAGAGGGGTGCGGGGTAGGCGGGCTTGTTGCAGAAGGGGGCCAAAGATAATGAGGAGCCAGCCCCAGCCAGCTGGTCCTCAGGGCAAAGTTGGAGGCATGTGAAAGGACGAGGGTGCTGCAGCGATGTCTTGCCCTGAGAGTGTGTCATTCTTGCACTCCTGGCTGGACCGGTCAGAATTCCCTGTTTAAAACTCTTTCGGTTTTTCTACTAGGCCACTTCCAGCGGGTAAGCAGCCTCCTGCCCTAGTGGTGTGGAGTGCACAGATTCTAATTGTAGACGTCTGTATTTGTTTCTTATGACTGCtatgacaaagtaccacaaactgggtggcttaaaacagaaatttattatcttacaattctggagaaATCTGCAGGGTCATGCTCACTCTAAAACCTGTAGGGAAACCTTTCCTtgactcttcctagcttctgatgGTTTGCCATCCATCTTTGTCATTCCCTGGACTGGAGACACATCGCTCCAATCCTCCGTCTTCacgtggtgttctccctgtgtctctccgtgtcttcacatggctgtcactttataaggacaccagtcatattggattagggaccTCCTCTACTCCAGTGTaacctcatcttaattaattCAACCTGCAGTAAtcacctatttccaaataaagtcacattctgaggtcctgggggttagggctgAAACATATCTTTCTGTTGCTGTTGGTTGGGTGGAGGCATAACTTAACCCGTAGCAGCATCTCTCAGACACATGGCAGAGCTTGCAGATGGTAAGGAGAGCCTGGCAGCTCCCAGGGCTCTGAAGTGCAGCTCAGGGGTGACAGCCCGGGAACACAgtgtttacatttctttgcttGCAGACCCAAGGCTGCCTGCAGTTGTGGCTACAGGAAGGTGTGGgctccagggagctggggctCTGCCACACCGCAATGATGCTGGGTCTGGAGGAGGTTGTAGAGTTGAGTCCCTGTCAAGCCCCTGTTTGGGGGCTCTTTCACAGCCATTCTTCAGGGAAAGAGGTCCCCAGTGTAATGCTCACTCCAGAGCGTTTTCCTTCCAGAACAGGTAAGGAGTGAAAAGCGATCTAACTAGAGacccaggtttgtttttttttttttcccagagttttcctaggtatttttgtttgcccattaaaaaaataaaccttgttGGTAATTTTATTGTGATGTCCTGTAATTTATAGATGAATAAAAAGAGGATTAACAGCTTTAATAAAATTGAGTTTTTCCTACCAGATGCAGCGTGTGCCTTTCAATTTACTCAAGACTTCTTTTGTGCCACTCAGTAGTAGTTTTCATATTCTTGCATGTTACTTTTCTGCTTGATCTCTTCATCTCTTCGCTATGACTGTAATGGGAatcttttctctcattctatTACCTAATCAGTTGTGCTCTGTGTTACAGGGAAGCTATTGATTTTTGCATAATAATCTTGCACCCAGCCACTTTTCTGAAGCCTTTTGTTTGCAGTAGTTTTCAGTTGATTCCCTTAGGTTTTCCAGGTTTACAATAATATAATTTAGTCTATTCCTTTCTgatcatttatctattttatttttttctgccgtCAAGTTCTGCTGGCTAATTTCCGCCCTATCCATTAATACTGGTGATTGTGGTCATCTTTAACTAGTTTCTGACTTTACTGGGAATActtctattgttttcctattaAGAATGGTGCTGGCTTTGATTGTTCCAGTCAGAGTCACCCACAAATGCATCTGCGCttgaatttattcatctttttttctttttaaaaataaatttatttatttatttaattttggctgagttgggtcttcgttgctgcgcaggctttctctagctgtggtgagccggggctgctcttcattgcggtgtgcaggcttgtcattgcggtggcttctctttgttgcagagcatgggctctagttgcgcgggcttcagtagttgtgcctcgtgggctctagagcgcaggctcagtagttgtggcacacgggcttagttgctccgcggcatgtgggatcttcccggaccagagctcgaacccgtgtcccctgcgctggcaggcggattcttaaccactgcgccaccagggaaatcctattCATCTTTTCTAATGGAGGGTATTTCTTTGAAACTTTCTTGTCTTTCCTTTCCCTATCCATGGTTTGGATTTTCTACCTCTTCTAACAATCTTTCTTTTTATAGAGCGTTTGTCATTTAATTGAGTTTTTCAGTTACTTAAACAGAATTGAGTACATTTTCTTTGCATCAGTGAGGTTATTTATATCATCTCTTATTTTTCAGGTTTATGCTTTTTTCACTTACCTACCCCTCCCCACACTATGATTTGGTTAGCTGAtggtttatcttttgtttttttctctaaagaattagtttttaatatatgttttcccagatttattgagatatattgttatattgacatataacactgtgtaagtttaaggtatacagcatgatgatttgatacatatgtatattgtgaaatgattaccacaataaggtaaTCCATTACATCACATTACTTTCAAGTATAtagtgcaatatatatatattttttaattaattaatttttggctgtgttgggtcttcgtttctgtgcgagggctttctcttcttgtggcaagcgggggccactcttcatcgcggtgtgcgggcctctcactatcgcggcctctcttgttgcggagcacaggctccagacgcgcaggctcagtagttgtggctcacgggcctagttgctccgcggcatgtgggatcttcccagaccagggctcgaacccgtgtcccctgcattagcacgcagattctcaaccactgcgccaccagggaagccctatagtgcaatatttttaactatagtcaccagctgtacattagatccccagaacttatttatcttatgactggaagtttccttcttttttatgactatgtaatattcttctgtgtgtgtacacatcacttttttttttaactgaagtatagttgatttataatgtttcaggggtacagcaaagtgattcagtgctatatatatacatttatatatatatgtatatatatatatacatttttttcagattcttttccatgataggttattatatgatattgaatacagttccttgtgctatacagtaggtccttgttgtttatttttttatatacagtagtgtatatctgtcaatcccaaactcccagtttatcccttccccctttttcccctttggtaaccataaatttgttttctctgtctgtgagtctatttctgttttgtaaataagttcacttgtatcattttttagattccacatataagtgatatatgatatttgttttgctctgtctgac from Balaenoptera ricei isolate mBalRic1 chromosome 10, mBalRic1.hap2, whole genome shotgun sequence carries:
- the LOC132373740 gene encoding LOW QUALITY PROTEIN: rabankyrin-5-like (The sequence of the model RefSeq protein was modified relative to this genomic sequence to represent the inferred CDS: inserted 1 base in 1 codon); translated protein: MRGHGWVKEGAKVQAAICRAPERCSAPPNARLLRGRPRPYAPSPPPPPLLAARLLQLLRISANPGGQSPRPGPPHSPVPRVDLQTEEALPSPKEPASLPSSADSSVYLQTPLHMTIAYNHPDVVSVILEQKANALHATNNLQIIPDFSLKDSRDQTVLGLALWTGMHTIAAQLPGSGACISDTMSDGQTLLHMAMQRQDSKNTLFLLEHQADINVRTQDGETALQLAIRNQLPLVADAICTRGADTSVPDEKGNPPLWLTLANNLEDVASTLVRRGCDATCWGPGPSGCLQALLHRAIDENNEPIACFLIRSGCDVNSPRQPGANGEGEEEARDGQTPLHLTASWGLQGTIQCLLEFGAPVNAQDAEGRAPVHVAVSNQHGVIIQLLISHPDIHLHVRDRQGLTPFACAVTYKNNKXGEAILKRESGAAEQVDNKGRNFLHVAVQNSDCESVLFLISVQANVNSRVQDASKWTPLHLAVQAGSEINATSSG